The sequence CATCATTCAGCTATCGGCTCAGTAATTCCTGTAGTTTTTAGTTCTTACAATGCATATGATAGTTATAGGAATGTTTACATTTATCATGCTTTCTATTTAattctaaaatttatttatttatttaaaaaaaaatacttgtgcaaaaaaaaattctagagaTCTCTTCGTCTTCTTGTCAGGTAAACGAATGGAGTcgaaaatgaataaaattgtaAGACTCGAATTAGGTATATTTAAATTCGAGTTCGATTCAAAATTCGAAAATCTTAATACTTGACTCGAATTTGGCTGGAAATATTTGAACATATTTGCGAGCTAAATGCATTTGTTTTAATATCTAGTTGTGTTTTTATAccgataaaatattaaaaaaaactcgTTGGCAGTTCATgaactatcgaacaaaataatttgGATTCGAATTTGACTTGaaagaaaatttatatattctcTCCATCCTAATTATATAGGCAATGTTttttttgtcccaaatatatagacatatatcatatttaacaatttttttACACTCATTTActtaatatacccctattaactataACTTGAAAATTGtgtaattattttttgaatacattaaataagaataaaataggaagtttgtacaaaatttgttttttcaacaattttttttaatttatataaaaaagtaAAGATTATATAATTGTGACGAAGAATCAACGCCTTTGATTTATTGACCTTCAGTGCTCTTTTTTTTTCGGCAAATTCAATGCTCTTTTCACGTAAGCAATTAATACAAAACAGGTTAAGCTTTGAAGGGACAATTAACTTCGTAAAAATGATTTGCTAACTTCCCCCATAGAAAGAGAACCCAAAAGACATTCAAACAAATAAAGAATGTTAAATTTGGCGCACACCCGTCGGAAAAATCGAAGGAAGACTTGAGTGACGACAGAATTCAGCAACGAAATCCACGATACATGCTTGTTCTTGGATTCATTCGTTTCCTCTTGTGATCCCATTCAATGGCAACCGCCGCCTTCAAGTCCACCTCCAGAAGAGTTGCACCAGAACCCAAAGCCGCAAAGCAGCCGCCTTCGTTGCGCCGATCCCACAGCGTTAATGCCGTTTCTCGAAAAACCCACCTCCCATTTGAGGACTCTAACTCGATTTCCTCCGAATTTTCGGTTCGGAGAGACAACCCTCTTTTCTGGACCTCGTCTTCTTCACCTCcggaaaagaaagaagaagtcAGCTTGAAAAATGGTGAAATTAAACCGTCTTCTTATTCTTCGAATCATTTTAAAGAAAGGGGTAGTGGCAGTTCTGCTAGTGAAGTAAGGGGGCGTTCCGTTACGAGGAATGACAGTGTTCGAAATGGGATTGGCCGGAGTTTGTCCAGGGTGCGGGGGAGGTCCGTGTCCAGGGCACATGATAAAGGAGTTTACGAGGTTATATTTTTATAAGGGTTTTTGTTCGATGATTACTATTTAATTGTTAGCTCAGTGAATGTGGATGATATTGTAGGCTGTAGAGATACTGGTGAGAGTTCTTGTTTGATTTTAGGATCGATTCTTGATTGTTAGGTTTACTAGTTATCAATGACAAGTATGGCAAGATTTTTTCTTGATGATTGTTCGATCGGTTGGTCACAATTTAAGCAACCTTCAAATGTTTAATGAAAGTGGGTTCACTGGAAAATTAGTAGTGTGTCCAGTTCTGTTTTGCGGGCATGAGAGATTGGATATAGATGTCTGGATAAGTTAGTTAATGAGCCTGTTTTTGTCCTTGGAACATAATTACTCTGAAATGAGTGCTTCCCCAACGCAGTTTTTTTTATTGTGAATTTTGCCTGATGGCAGATTGACAATGAGGTGGATGATACCGCAACATCTACAAATGCTCGAAGCGGAAATAAAAAAGAACAGATCGGTGACGGCACTAATAGAATCAATTCAGCAAGGAATAGAGTCGATACTAGGGGCAGTGTGAAAAATTCAGGAATAACAGCAACCCAGAATCGAGAAATCTGGTGTTCTGAAGATGACTCTGCTGTGAGTACGACTTGTGCTATTTTATTAAGCCAATCACTCATTATTTCACAAAAATACTTAATATGATTTACCAACGTATGTGTTCTCCCAGTTTAGTATGAAAATATCACTTTTGGAGGATGGCCTTTCAACAGGTTCCTTATCGGAAGCTGAGGAGAAAACTATTAAAGCTATATGTGATGATTTTAATGTAAGTTTGATGGAGTGTTGAATTACTAGATTTGCTTCAGTAACTTTGTCCACCTCAGTTATGACCATGATTGTTCCCTCATATTACTGTCAGTGGGGAAACATCGAGGTGGTGATATATATCTTCTTTTGGtgtatatgatatgatatgatactaCCATTAAGTATGCAGGAGACATCAAAAACAACTTATAGCGTGCAAAATTTCATGGTTTTACGAGTTAAAATAAAGTCTCTACTTGTTCCACGGGTGCCCAATGTTGAGTTCCTATAGTGACTCTTCTTGCCTACATAAATCTTTTTGCATTCACTTGAATGAacaaaacataatcataattcaAGGAAAAGTTATCTATAAAAAATGAAGAAATGCCGTTTAAACAGGTTTGACTGTATATTTGACGCTCCACACGACTATGGATATTTCTACGGGAGCCACCACATTTCCCCGAGCACGTTGATGATTAAACattgatataatataaaataaaatatgtctTGTTTGATCACGTAACCTCCATACTTTGAGTCCCAAGTCCGCTCTGCACAGATTGAAGGGGCTACATAGGTATTTGCCCTCAAAATTATATGAAGATCTGTTACTTCTCTTCACTTGCATCTGCACATACTATTTGTGTTTCATATTTCTGAAAGACACATTCTTGATTCCTTTTCTTGGCTATTATTCAGGCTTTTCGAAGAGAGAATACGAACATTGTTACATCTGCACAAGTTCCTGATATGACTCCAGACTTGGTAAATCCGAGGGCTGTTGGATTAACATCTGACATTAGAAGGCAATATTCCATAAAACTGCAAGAGGTGAAGTTTTTCCACCTTCAAGCTTTATAGAACTATATGGCTATGACTTCAGAAATGACGCATGACTTAAGTTTCTAGATGTTTTGGGTGATGATAATTTGTTAGTTTCTTGCTCCTCGCAGAACGTGCCTCTCAAACTCTGAGTCTCTTTCCTCTTCAATGTTTTTGGAAATATTTCTCCATTTAAACGTGACATTATCGATTAGACTATATTTTTGCAGTCTGAAGAAAGGGCGAGAAAACTTCGAACAGATCTTGCTATCGAAGAGCATCGTGGGAAGGAGCTCGACAGAATTCTCAAGGAGATGATTCCAGATCCGAAGACATCTGGTGTTCAGAAGTCTCGTCGAGGAAGAAGGGTAATCAATAATACTCTTGACTACGATATGTATTTTGCAACAAACTTGCGCTTATTTCATATTAACTACGATATGTATAGAAAAAGCGTTTTTTGTGTAAAAGAAACTGTGTAAAGCCCCATCTGTATAGCGAAAGAAAGAGAGTTCGATGAATGGTATGGTTAAATTTTAATCACTTATCTTCAGAAACTATTTTTACACTTCAGACCATGAGATAATTTTGCAGTCCTTTCAGAACATGAAACTTGTATTTGGAGAGCTTTGTAACTTTTGAAGTATCGTTCTATGGTTgtgttttttgaattttgaattttgaggtaACACCTTTGCACGTCATGAGTCATGACAGCGTCCCATGAACCTAGGGTCCTGATTCTACCTCTATTATCTTTGTGTTTGGGAAGTGATAACTGTTAATTTTGCATCTATGATAATAGAAAAATGAAAAACCTTTTATAGCTAGCAAATTTTCAGTTCCTGATCAAATATGGACAACTTGTTTCCTTTTACACATGTATTTTCTAAATGAAACTGACACGACTTTAATTGATTTCAGACGAGCAATGAAAGGAAATGGGTGTCGAACCGTCTCAGTGAAGAAGCTATGGCATATTTTGATGAATGTGTGTCTTTATCAACTTTTGATAGTTCTGACTTTTCAGCAGCAGAAGACCAACCTTATTCTTCAGTTGCTGTAAATTCTTCATCTCCATTAAAAGGAAGTCCTTGCACGATATTATGTAATGATCAGTGCAGTGACCTTCACCAGAAACAGGTTATTTTATTTGCTGAGTGGCGTAACTTATTCCCTAAACTTGTTTGGCGATTCAGTAATTCATGTTGTTTTAACAATGGAGAGCAAGGACATCTGGAAAGTAATTCTGGTTCCCAGATGTCCTTTATGTATTTGTTTATTTCATTTCATCTGTATGCAAGGCAGATACAAGGGAGCATAAAGCCTTTCTCTATACTTGATCTAGATTTGGTTGATTATTGTGTgtcacacatatatatacaacaAATTAAATTTGTGGAGTTCTCAATTATTCTGTCaatcacaaatattttttactACCAGGTGCTGCTTCGTCATGACAGCGAGGATTCTGGGAAAGCAATGGATAAATGTAGTTCTGAACCAGAAGTTAGCACTCAGTCATACCAGTTCTCCTTCGCGAATAAACAGTCCGAAAATGAAAGCATTAGGAGTTACATCAAGCATTTTGAGAAGGGAGCTGAGAATGTAATTGACTTGGCAAGTACAAGAGCATGTTATGATGCTGACGAATATATTATGCGCAACCGCGTTGATAACGTGTTTATCGACAAGGTGGTGTACCTCAACCAAATCAAGTCCGGGAGCTTACTTTTATGTGAAGCTTGTGCCATCTCATTTCTGCCTTTTTCTTAGGTAACGTTATGGAAAAGACTTATTATTCTTATGTCTGTAGTAAGGAAAGAGGCACACACCAAGAAACGAGGTCGATTTGTCCCTGTTGGTAAAGATGGTCTATATTGACATTTGTGCATGTAAACAGCCAAATGATATGCAAGTTTGAGAGGAAAATCACACGGTCTGTGTGTTTTTCTGTTGTACTCGAACCATATGATCAGTTAAAAAAACTCCTGTTTGTATTGATTGTTAAATCAAAGCTGAGATTCCAAGGAATAACAATGAAACTAAACTGTTGCTTTTTTAGATACGGGATTATGTGATACACCTGATGTAACAGTAACACCATTAATTCATTTACCCGTGGATCATAGAATATACCTTGTTAGACTCACTTCGAACAAAAGATGCAGTTATATATCACTCCATTATTTTGCACTAAAAACCTTCAAAATTATATCAAACTAAATTTTCGTtatgaatattatatttttgttatagTTAAACGATATATATCTATTACCTATCTATCTATTATTACTTATCTAAAAGtgtgaacaaaaaaaaataaaatttacaattGTAAATTGACAAGTTGATCATTTTATTCCACATTTTATGTAAGATTACATTAATATATTTagggatataaaagtaaatattcaaattttatctagggcataaaagtaaatatatatttttgtttatataaatataaacataactATATATAAGTACATTTATGATTAGAACTTAATTGCAATAAGTTGATCGATTGACCTATTGCTTGcacaaatattattatatttaatttttttgatttgataataataataaataataatttaatgatttgcacaaatattttatcattttaattttccatttatatatttttagtagATTTTTTGTGCAATTTTGTAAGCATAGTTTAGTGTAATTAGGcatagaaaaaaacaattaattatacataaattgaacaATAAGTTATATCAATTGAGTACTTGTAATTGAATGTGGTCGGAAAATTAaaacatacaataatcattaATGTGTCTTGAATGGATTTATTCCCTAGGTTATTAGGGGAattcatattttatattttagtgAAAGCTTTTTGCTATCAAAGAGTTACGGACGATAGTGGATGGAAGAAGTGAACTTCTTTGCAGGAATTGCAGCATCGGCTCTTTGGATGGTTCCCAATGCATGCTACCAAACATTAACAAATTCTTGACAtgagacagaagcaatatatatgctGCATACACTCTAGGTTTTGCCGCGTCACATGACATGCATGTTGTTCGAGTCTTCCATATTAGTGCTCTAATATTCGATTGTCTTCTGTTTATGGACTAACTGTTTTggttcttgttttttttattttccttgTAGGTTTCTTATATTTTCAGGGACCGAAGTGTCAGATATTGTAATTTTCAAGCTTTCCTCGATACTTCAGGTTTCTTTGGCTTTGTAAATAGCCTCAGTGGTTCACTATTACCTTTAATTCATCATATGTGTTCAGTGTTCATTAAAAGAGTTATAGCGGAAGTTAGTGACTCTATATAGTAAGTATTAACTAATAATGTGAAAAAAGGGCAAACCACTTccttaaaaaaaagaattttacgAATACTAGTACAAAGATAATAACAATTGGTATGTGCATGATAGCATTTTCTATGGTATTAGAGAACGTAGAATATGCATATTTATATAATTCCAAAGAGCTTGGCAAGATTAGGGAAATATAGATATTGATGATATGAGATAAAAAGCATGATTGCCTTTGCATGGCTGCAAACATAGTGATGCAAGTTCATTACATGGTTTTCAGCATATTCCATAGAAAACTACTAAACAAAGTTTTCTATtagttttttggaaaaaaaaaaattaagcttttTCTATTTCATATAcattatgtttgtcattttttataaaatattaatggtTTAAAGATGAGATTTGGTtttgattttaaataatttaatgatTTCACACTATTAACGTTTCATACAATGTTAAGGAAGTGGATTTGAAgttgtaaaaatataaatattttataactaATATGATacacaaattttaaataaattatatataatcacTGCATACTACTAGTATTTTAAAGCAAATGTCAGTTAATccactatattaataatatgaaatgaatgtaaaacaatcttcttctaccaaaaaaaaaaaaaaaactctcatCATGATAACTAATGaaataataacaaatattaTGACGTTTCAAGATAACCATGTTTCTTCCTTCTCCGTCGACTCTAACTCGATTCTATCTCTGTTGCTTTTTGGTGTTGCATGATGTGTTCTTGAGATACTCTCTCAAGTTCTCTGTGACTCCGCCAAGGCCGATGCAAGTGAAAAAGTTAATGGCGAATCTAGTGTTTTTTGGAGCATCTCTCGGGAAGATAGATTCAAAAGACTCCTGCATCGTGGGCTCGTTGAGACGTTCATTAAGCCCGCGGATGCCAAGGTGCTCGGATAATTCTTGGAAGAGAATTTTGACGAAAATACGCGAAGAAGAAGATGTGTCCTCTTCAGTCAACCGGATGTAGGACAGAACATGCCAAGGGAGCGCATCTGTGCCTAGTAAATGAGCTTGGCCACATTCCGCAGTTTATTGGTCTCCAATCGATGAATCATGGAATACTGCTTAACAAAACACTTTTCAAAGTTCCGTTGATGAACCTTGTTCATCATACAAAGCCGCTGCCCAAGAAGTCCATGATAGCGCATGTATGTTCTTTCCTGGCAGCAACACTCCAACAGCATCTCGCACAGCTCCATCTCTTGCCCAGGCTCTAATTTGATTTTGAGTAGCTTGTGTCCAGCTTCTTCGAAATCGAGACTGGACATAATCTTCAAGTAGTAAGTCCTTCGAAGCTTGACCATCTCTGTCTCCGTCTCATCATTTATTTTCATCTGCTTCTCCAATTCCTCATCATCATCTGACTCTGCTGCATCATGATCCTCAGATTCTTCGCCAAGTAATTGCTTCTTTAATTCGTCGTATCGTTTCTCATTCTCTGAGAACTGGGGATCCGGCTTGAAGATATCTAAGGCAATCTGGGGATCAATTTCATCCTGTAAGGAGATCTTGTGTGTCAGTTGATCTTCATGCTCAACTAAATCCAGTTCGGGTCGAATGGCCGGGTATCCCTGAAACCTGGCCTTCCGCAATGCAAAGAGACCTTCAATAATAAACTGGACCCTCTTATCAATCTCTCCTTCGTGAACAATACCACGTAATCGCTCAGATATGCCACTCAAACCTCGAGGAGTAACGTCCTGCAGGGTCGCACCGCACTCCGTAACAAAAACGACTGCCACTTCGACGCTATCATCGGTAGGCTTTTCTAACAGCAATGTCATCAGCTCAAGCGCAATAAGCTCATGAACGACTTGCTGGTTCACCAGATGCGCAATAAACTTGAGTGTGGCAAGAAGTTGGGGCTTATCGTTGCGTTTCGCAGCCCTCTGGAACTGCAGAATAACCCTCCTCGACAAAAGATCACCAACTTGAGGGAACTTGGAGTTAACCAGAGCAACCATTCCTGCAAACACATCCGTGAAATCTGGACAAGCCATCTGAGATTTCATACACGATCGACAAAATAAACCCCTCCCTCTGATCAGATTCTCCGCAAACAACTCGGGAATGATGTTCTTCAGATGAGTGGCGTTCACTTTATTAACCAATCCGTTGATACTCTTCCTCAACGCATCCCACGTCATTCTCTGATATTCAACGCTGCGTTTATCTTGGATATCCTTGGTCATTCTGGCCAATTTGAATGGCGGTATATAAACCCCTCCGCTGCTCTCCATATCGAGATCACTTGACCTCTTCCTCTCGTGATCGTCGTCTCCGCCTCTATGCCGCCGATCCCTCCGCCGCGCACTACTCACACGCTTCTTCTGATCGGAATTCGAAACACTTCTTCGGTGGCCGCTAATCCGCTCTATCTCAGAAGCCATTGTTGGGAAGTTTGGATTCGAGATCAAAATTCTTCAAAGCGTGATATGATAATTTGGGAAAATTTGAAACGTGAGAGGGAAGCTTTCAAAGTTAGAAAGTTATTATTTCTAGTGTAGGTCTCTTGCGGAGAGTCCTCTTgtagttatataataaaatatatatatattttttatattcaaattaatattatttttatgcatcatTTAATTAGGAGATGAATATCATAAAATAGTTGAACAGGAGATTttgtgttattattattattattattattattattattattatgtgttcTACAAAAAAGTTTTCATGATACTAATGATgtggtaaaaaaaaataaattacaaaatGCACTAAATATATTGTCATTATTATGATATGCAAAATAAATCGATTACTAAATGCACTAAATTATATTGTCATTATTACGATATgcaaaataaatcattataaaCTAATGAAATAATTACCAAAAATACTAACTCCACTAActtttattcttatttatttcttACCCTTTTTTTCAGATCTTtaaacttttatataatatttttgcaATTATTTACAAATTAATGTTTGtcagagcttataagctctttaaaacaactttatttcaaattttataagctctttaaattcgtttgtttatttttttcaaacaatttttaagctgtcaaaataagatattttttgACATCTTATAagcagttttaaaaaaattagaatcACCCtacttttttagaaaatatattattttgatattttacttcTCTATATTatcttaatatattttattaaattttcacaATGTTCATTGCTCATTTTTTTACatgatttatcaatttttttctaaattaaaattaaaaatatttttatttttttaatatatgtttaaaatttataataaatttaaaactatttttgtatatatattactatttacattatttttgtaatattaaaacttttttgataatttttataataaaaagatCTCATAAtatcaaacacatcaacatttttgagttgtttaaaataagtttatccaaacactataacaacttatttttaaatttgacagcttataagttccTAAAACGACTTATAAGCGTCCCAAACTCTATCGGAACGTTACTCAAAcattcatacataaaatctttgCGAAAACTAAAAATTCTTCTTTCTTAAAAGTATTGAAAAATGCGTCATAAATACTGTAATAGAAAATCTTCAAGTTTTTGCCAAACGTGaccatcaaaagaaaataatgaaACTTGTTTTCATCTCATCtcatcaaaacaaaacaaaatattgtttctccaacattctaatatttttttcaataaatatcgcactcatgcatcgcccaTCGACCCGACTTCATGCCCGTTTGCATACTCATCAATAAAATCATCCAAAGCATcgtcattacctgcaccattcaagtatagtgatctaaagactcagcaaaaaACTGCATATAAAACTTTTCATAAAAATCttgagatttaaatttatgaCATAACATGAACATTTAGTGAAAACTTGACATCTTACGTGATGAAATACATGCATTTGTGGCAACCGTCGTTTGAGCACATATTTTGGGAAGACACTTTCGAAGCTCAACCCGAAAATCCAAAACCCTGCATTGAGCACGTATTTTGAGAAGGCACTTCCAGAGCTCAACCCGAAAATCCAAAACCCTGCATTCTTGAGCACATAATTTTTGGGAAGGCACTTCCGAAGCTCAACCTGAAAATCCAAAACCCTGCATTATCTGTCTCGTTTTGCCACCAAAAATTCACATACAACATCAAAGTATTTTTGTGCATCCTTCATATCATCGTACTTCTCATACGTTTCATAACTTCATCATTTCGTGCTCTTAAACTTCGTGATAAATATTAGGGGTGTTCATCAGTCGGTTCGGTTTTAATTTGTCtaatttcggttcggttttttggttttcggtttattaaaaatataatccaAAGTCAAACCGTTTTACTTCGGTTCGGTTCGATTCGGTTTTGTACTATAATGGATCGGTTTATACGGTTCGGTTTGGTCGGTTTTatcattaataatatataacacaataaaagaaacataaatttCATCCAACATATAATTTAAATACCCCAACACACAAATTAAAGTTATAGTCAtataatgaataaataaaaattaacaaaCAATACAAGGACATATATCCAACCAcagttttataatattttaaaaaaaaattgatactgTTATTCTGATTTTGatacaattattaaaattaataatacaaatatattgtaaaatataatatgtttttttgaCATGATTTTttagtaaaaattttaaaaataaagtttaaatgacttacataaacaacaatcaactaaaaattacataaacaacaacaatgaattaaataaacaacaataaactaaaaattattcaaaatgattattcattcactaaatatgatctcataacatatataatataaataaaaaatataaataaaattattaatttaattcaattttggttttttcggtcgattcgattttgacatatataatccaaaacCAAACCAAATAAACTTCGGTTTTAATCATATCCGAATTACAAAATAtgattttcggttcggttcgatcTTTGATTTTTTCGGTTTGGATTTTCGGTTTTATCCGAAATATGAACACCCCTAATAAACATCCTGCAACTAAAACTGATGCAAGAACTCATTCATGCAtaacgtacttcaaaacatttcatgGTAAAATAGCTTTCATGGGGAAAaataacataaacatgcaattcATAGCATAATCGATCCACGCAAATCGTTCTGTCTGTCTCGaacattcaaaacatgaaactttttgcataagaACTCTTAAAAGtacataaaataacttaaaagaCCATAAATATGCATTTAGAAATCAAAATGACATGACTCAAAAATCTTGGACAGCGCTGGGGCGCGCCCTAGCGCATCCCCGTGCGCTCGAGTGCCCGACCCCGCTCTCTGAAGGTTCAGGCAGCGGCGCGCAGGTGATCAAATCGTTTTCTTTTGGTCTTTTTCGATCCTTTTCGACTCCAATACACCCAAAAACGTTGAacaactgaaaaataataatcttgGACATGTAAAACCTTCAAAATTCGAAAAGGGTTTGCCCAAAAACGACCAACATCAAATAACTTGAATCACAACTCTACGTAATCAACACACactaaaattctgatttttcaaATATCTAAATCCTTTGAATCTCAATAAACTTTAAACATAGTCATCAGGAACGCATCACGCTTCACGATTATACACCATACTTGAAAATTTATTCATAATCATGCATCAATCATCATAAATTTTCACATAGGGTTTATATTCAAAATACGTATATCCTTGAATGAGtttcaaaacatttaaaaactTGTCTGAATCGGTTGCTTGGATTTAACCTGGACTGCAGAGCGATCTGACCTCGAGAATCGAAGAACCCTAGCCTTGCGTTTGAACGTGCGAGGAAGATTTTtgggagagagagagagagtaagCGTTCCAAATGAGAGGAGAAAAGAATTTTAAACGCTTATAATATGACTAATGGAATCCAAAATCGGCTCATTAGTTACaattaaaactttaaaataacATTACATCACATAAAATTTTAGGCATTAAATAAATAACGTAATTTAACATAACAATTGAATTTTCTTaactaacatgcattaaataatataatttaattaatttattatgattaagctagtggacttttgaACCATACATATAAGCT comes from Henckelia pumila isolate YLH828 chromosome 4, ASM3356847v2, whole genome shotgun sequence and encodes:
- the LOC140865940 gene encoding uncharacterized protein, translated to MATAAFKSTSRRVAPEPKAAKQPPSLRRSHSVNAVSRKTHLPFEDSNSISSEFSVRRDNPLFWTSSSSPPEKKEEVSLKNGEIKPSSYSSNHFKERGSGSSASEVRGRSVTRNDSVRNGIGRSLSRVRGRSVSRAHDKGVYEIDNEVDDTATSTNARSGNKKEQIGDGTNRINSARNRVDTRGSVKNSGITATQNREIWCSEDDSAFSMKISLLEDGLSTGSLSEAEEKTIKAICDDFNAFRRENTNIVTSAQVPDMTPDLVNPRAVGLTSDIRRQYSIKLQESEERARKLRTDLAIEEHRGKELDRILKEMIPDPKTSGVQKSRRGRRTSNERKWVSNRLSEEAMAYFDECVSLSTFDSSDFSAAEDQPYSSVAVNSSSPLKGSPCTILCNDQCSDLHQKQVLLRHDSEDSGKAMDKCSSEPEVSTQSYQFSFANKQSENESIRSYIKHFEKGAENVIDLASTRACYDADEYIMRNRVDNVFIDKVVYLNQIKSGSLLLCEACAISFLPFS
- the LOC140867060 gene encoding LOW QUALITY PROTEIN: uncharacterized protein (The sequence of the model RefSeq protein was modified relative to this genomic sequence to represent the inferred CDS: inserted 1 base in 1 codon), whose translation is MASEIERISGHRRSVSNSDQKKRVSSARRRDRRHRGGDDDHERKRSSDLDMESSGGVYIPPFKLARMTKDIQDKRSVEYQRMTWDALRKSINGLVNKVNATHLKNIIPELFAENLIRGRGLFCRSCMKSQMACPDFTDVFAGMVALVNSKFPQVGDLLSRRVILQFQRAAKRNDKPQLLATLKFIAHLVNQQVVHELIALELMTLLLEKPTDDSVEVAVVFVTECGATLQDVTPRGLSGISERLRGIVHEGEIDKRVQFIIEGLFALRKARFQGYPAIRPELDLVEHEDQLTHKISLQDEIDPQIALDIFKPDPQFSENEKRYDELKKQLLGEESEDHDAAESDDDEELEKQMKINDETETEMVKLRRTYYLKIMSSLDFEEAGHKLLKIKLEPGQEMELCEMLLECCCQERTYMRYHGLLGQRLCMMNKVHQRNFEKCFVKQYSMIHRLETNKLRNVAKXHLLGTDALPWHVLSYIRLTEEDTSSSSRIFVKILFQELSEHLGIRGLNERLNEPTMQESFESIFPRDAPKNTRFAINFFTCIGLGGVTENLREYLKNTSCNTKKQQR